Proteins encoded within one genomic window of Dyadobacter chenhuakuii:
- a CDS encoding ABC transporter permease, which yields MFQNYLKIALRNLLKHKTFSFINISGVAIGLACFLLLSLYVKDELSYDRFHANAERIYRLNRTFLSKDGTESLRLGHAAPPFGPLVKQDFPEVEQVVRLLEMGGLIEYGENIYNENDVFAAEANIFKLFSFKVFQGNPDKALENPFSIMFSKKMAEKYFGKENPIGKTVKLENQFDCTVTGVFESLPSQSHFHPEALISFSTLNDDRVYGAEGLRSNWGNNSFSTFLLLPKNYDPQKLVKAFPAFQNRHIDPKASTYSVLNLTKLTDIHLRSHLDSEIESNGDIQYVYLFSAIAIFILVIACINYMNLATARSATRAKEVGMRKVIGAVRHQLVRQFLSESILLVVVSLFFAVLLVVICLPFLNDFTQKQLSFDALLDPVFLSIVLAITLFTGVIAGSYPAFFMTSFQPLSVFKGRIASALKNGKLRQGLVVTQFAIAVVLIICTAVVYNQMKYVKNYKLGYSKDQMVLLRAGSDSVINYESIKQQLKANSNIVEVGRSSRIPSGRLLDSWEAYVMKGDSMASADIGVKSLSVDEDFIPAYEIEMAAGRNFSKAFSTDKTNGFILNETAVKQLGWKNPADAVGARFGYGEIRGQIVGVTKDYHFESLHQKVAPIAMFAQTDRLGWMSVHISGGNIKEALAHIESVWKKQFPDRPFEYEFLDQKFGVLYATEQTQQLLFGMFSGIAIFISCMGLLGLSIFMAEIRTKEIGVRKVLGASVTSLVILLSNDFLKLVLVAIVIASPIAWYAMNSWLQDFAYHTNIHWGVFVFAAVISVAIALFTISFQSIKAALMNPVKSLKSE from the coding sequence ATGTTTCAAAACTATCTTAAAATTGCACTCCGGAACTTACTGAAACACAAGACATTCAGTTTTATCAATATATCTGGGGTTGCCATCGGCCTTGCTTGTTTTTTGCTTTTATCTCTTTATGTTAAAGACGAGCTGAGCTATGACCGTTTTCATGCAAATGCCGAACGCATTTATCGTTTGAACCGGACATTCCTTTCCAAAGACGGCACCGAATCGCTTCGTTTGGGACATGCAGCACCGCCATTTGGTCCTTTGGTGAAGCAGGATTTTCCTGAGGTTGAGCAGGTTGTGCGGTTACTTGAAATGGGCGGGCTGATTGAGTACGGTGAGAATATTTACAATGAAAATGACGTTTTCGCAGCCGAGGCCAACATTTTTAAGCTTTTCTCTTTCAAGGTATTCCAGGGTAACCCCGACAAAGCGCTTGAAAATCCCTTCTCCATCATGTTTTCCAAAAAGATGGCGGAGAAATATTTTGGCAAAGAAAACCCGATCGGAAAGACTGTTAAGCTGGAAAACCAGTTTGATTGCACTGTAACGGGTGTTTTTGAGTCCTTGCCATCTCAATCTCACTTTCATCCGGAAGCATTGATTTCCTTTTCTACACTGAATGACGACCGGGTTTATGGAGCTGAGGGTTTAAGGTCAAACTGGGGGAATAATTCGTTCTCGACATTTTTGCTTTTACCTAAAAATTATGATCCCCAAAAGCTGGTAAAAGCCTTTCCGGCATTCCAGAACCGCCATATTGATCCCAAAGCGTCCACTTACTCGGTTCTTAACCTGACAAAACTTACAGACATACATTTGCGCTCGCACCTTGATTCAGAAATTGAATCCAATGGTGATATCCAATATGTTTACCTGTTTTCAGCTATCGCGATTTTTATCCTGGTCATTGCCTGCATTAACTATATGAACCTCGCTACCGCGCGTTCCGCTACGCGGGCCAAGGAAGTGGGCATGCGGAAGGTGATTGGCGCGGTAAGGCACCAGCTGGTGCGGCAGTTTTTGAGTGAATCTATTTTGCTGGTCGTTGTGTCGCTGTTTTTTGCCGTTCTGTTGGTCGTTATATGTCTCCCGTTTTTGAATGACTTTACACAAAAACAACTTTCTTTCGATGCATTATTGGATCCTGTATTCCTGAGCATTGTGCTGGCTATCACCTTATTCACGGGCGTGATAGCAGGAAGTTATCCGGCATTCTTCATGACTTCATTTCAGCCGCTAAGTGTTTTCAAAGGCCGCATTGCATCTGCATTGAAAAATGGAAAACTGCGTCAGGGCCTTGTGGTGACACAATTTGCGATTGCCGTTGTGCTGATCATTTGTACGGCGGTGGTTTATAATCAGATGAAATATGTAAAAAATTACAAACTGGGTTATTCCAAAGATCAAATGGTGCTATTGCGTGCCGGAAGTGATTCGGTCATTAACTATGAGAGCATTAAGCAGCAGTTGAAGGCAAACAGCAACATTGTGGAGGTGGGACGATCATCACGCATTCCTTCGGGCCGTTTGCTGGATTCCTGGGAGGCCTATGTCATGAAAGGCGATTCCATGGCATCAGCAGATATTGGCGTGAAATCATTGTCTGTGGATGAAGACTTTATTCCGGCATATGAAATAGAAATGGCAGCCGGACGGAATTTTTCGAAAGCTTTTTCGACAGATAAGACCAACGGTTTTATTTTGAATGAGACTGCCGTAAAGCAGTTAGGCTGGAAAAATCCTGCCGACGCTGTTGGTGCCCGCTTTGGTTACGGCGAGATCCGCGGCCAGATCGTGGGCGTTACCAAGGATTATCATTTCGAATCACTCCACCAGAAAGTGGCTCCTATTGCCATGTTTGCACAAACAGACCGGTTAGGCTGGATGTCGGTGCATATTTCGGGTGGTAATATCAAAGAAGCTTTGGCTCACATTGAGTCCGTTTGGAAGAAACAGTTTCCTGACCGGCCATTTGAATATGAGTTTCTGGATCAAAAATTCGGCGTTTTGTACGCAACAGAACAAACCCAGCAGCTGCTTTTTGGTATGTTTTCGGGCATTGCGATCTTCATTTCCTGCATGGGCTTACTGGGTTTGTCGATCTTCATGGCGGAAATCCGGACGAAGGAGATTGGTGTACGGAAAGTGCTTGGCGCGTCAGTCACCAGTCTTGTGATTTTGCTATCCAACGATTTTCTGAAATTGGTGCTGGTTGCCATTGTAATTGCTTCACCCATAGCTTGGTATGCAATGAATTCCTGGTTGCAGGACTTTGCTTATCATACAAATATTCATTGGGGCGTATTTGTATTTGCAGCTGTTATTTCCGTCGCGATTGCCCTGTTTACCATCAGTTTTCAAAGCATAAAGGCCGCGTTGATGAACCCGGTCAAGTCATTAAAAAGTGAGTAA
- a CDS encoding ABC transporter permease — MLKNHLKVALRTILRYRNYTILNVLGLSVGVAACLLLYVVYSYESGFDKFHSKYDRIYRIVKQTDYVTGQTDYTPGSPLPFYAALKVDVPQFEKLVPVYGTLEPQVTVLGKDANNQTSEKKYYEDDDGLLTVPEFFDVFDFPFLAGSKSVLKDPNVIVLSKRRAEKYFGNWQEAIGQFVKINNKTVMKVGGILANPPINTDFPVDMVVSYESKRQQPQLFGFGGFESWGGTSSNDQLFVLLPENVAPASIDKLLVKFVSKHYNSKKDNFKIKHFLSPLADQHYDDRFVNYSDHIMGKDVLWTLVVIGILIISMACINFINLATVQSVRRSKEVGVRKVLGSGRSELIRQFLSETVLIVGFAVVLGVFIAMLSMPLLGKISRVPADLPVVKNPQLWLFIGALTIIVSFVAGFYPAVVMSGFRPIEAIKSKIANRSLGGVSLQKALIIIQFGISQILVVGTIVTIAQMKYIGNLDLGFVKEGVYSVNLDEAYQTRFETLRNELLQIPDISSVSFSSDVPSSDDNWSGNFAFDNKGKDEDFQVFNKFADHHYFQAYGMEFAAGGPYQAGDSIGSCVVNETFLHKVGIKDPQEAIGKNIRMGGGEWQPIVGVVKDFKANSARDAAKPIMIMPVPKFYWLAGIKIQTKNVSKAVGEIEKIYARVFPEVTLQGKFFDQSIEEFYNQDRQLSLLYQIFAGLSIFIACLGLFGLATFMAQQRMKEIGVRKVLGASVSSIVALLSRDFLLLVFIAIVLASPVAWYFMNKWLQDFEYKITISWWMFAISAVTAILIAFTTVSFQSIKAALMNPVKSLKSD; from the coding sequence ATGCTTAAAAATCATCTCAAAGTTGCATTGCGGACCATTCTGCGTTATCGCAACTACACCATTCTGAATGTCCTGGGCTTGTCTGTGGGTGTGGCCGCCTGTTTGTTGCTTTACGTAGTATATTCCTATGAGTCGGGATTTGACAAATTTCACAGCAAATACGACCGCATTTACCGGATCGTAAAGCAAACGGATTACGTCACCGGACAAACCGATTATACGCCCGGAAGTCCGTTGCCTTTTTACGCGGCATTAAAAGTGGATGTGCCGCAATTTGAAAAGCTCGTGCCCGTCTATGGCACGCTCGAACCGCAGGTCACGGTGCTAGGCAAGGATGCTAATAATCAAACTTCCGAAAAAAAATATTACGAGGATGATGACGGTTTACTTACTGTTCCAGAGTTCTTTGATGTCTTTGACTTTCCATTCTTAGCAGGCTCGAAATCGGTTTTGAAAGACCCGAACGTGATCGTGCTTTCTAAGCGGCGTGCCGAAAAATACTTTGGCAACTGGCAAGAGGCCATAGGACAATTCGTTAAGATTAATAACAAAACAGTGATGAAAGTAGGCGGGATCCTGGCCAATCCGCCGATTAACACGGATTTCCCCGTTGACATGGTGGTCTCTTATGAATCCAAAAGACAGCAGCCTCAGTTATTTGGCTTCGGGGGTTTTGAAAGTTGGGGCGGCACAAGCAGCAATGATCAGCTTTTTGTGCTTCTGCCTGAGAATGTCGCACCGGCCAGCATTGACAAGCTTTTGGTAAAATTTGTTTCCAAACATTACAATAGCAAGAAGGATAATTTCAAGATAAAGCACTTCCTCAGCCCGCTCGCAGACCAGCATTATGACGACCGTTTTGTCAATTATTCCGACCATATCATGGGCAAGGACGTACTCTGGACGCTTGTAGTGATTGGAATTCTTATTATTTCAATGGCTTGTATTAATTTTATCAATCTGGCCACTGTCCAATCTGTGCGTCGTTCAAAAGAGGTTGGTGTGCGGAAGGTGCTTGGAAGCGGTCGCTCAGAACTGATACGGCAGTTTTTAAGCGAAACTGTCCTCATAGTTGGTTTTGCGGTAGTACTTGGAGTGTTTATTGCCATGCTTAGCATGCCTTTACTTGGTAAAATCTCACGTGTTCCTGCGGACCTTCCCGTTGTAAAAAATCCGCAGCTTTGGCTTTTTATTGGCGCTCTCACTATCATCGTAAGCTTTGTTGCGGGATTCTATCCGGCGGTGGTGATGTCGGGTTTCCGGCCGATAGAAGCGATTAAAAGTAAGATCGCAAACCGGTCGCTGGGTGGTGTTTCCTTACAAAAAGCACTTATTATCATTCAATTTGGCATTTCTCAAATTCTGGTCGTAGGCACCATTGTGACCATTGCGCAGATGAAATACATCGGCAACCTCGATCTTGGATTTGTCAAAGAAGGAGTCTATTCCGTGAATCTGGACGAAGCATATCAAACCCGTTTTGAAACATTAAGAAATGAACTCCTGCAAATTCCTGACATCTCTTCCGTCAGCTTCTCATCCGATGTTCCTTCTTCCGATGATAACTGGTCCGGCAATTTTGCTTTTGACAATAAGGGAAAAGACGAGGATTTTCAGGTTTTCAACAAATTCGCCGACCATCATTATTTCCAGGCTTACGGGATGGAATTCGCGGCTGGCGGGCCCTATCAGGCAGGCGATTCCATCGGTTCCTGCGTTGTAAATGAAACATTTCTGCATAAGGTCGGGATTAAGGATCCGCAAGAGGCCATTGGAAAAAATATCCGGATGGGTGGCGGAGAATGGCAGCCTATCGTTGGTGTCGTAAAGGATTTCAAGGCTAATTCAGCGAGGGATGCCGCCAAGCCGATCATGATCATGCCTGTGCCAAAATTTTACTGGCTTGCAGGAATCAAGATCCAGACCAAAAACGTGTCAAAGGCAGTTGGTGAGATCGAAAAGATATATGCGCGCGTGTTTCCGGAGGTAACTTTACAAGGGAAATTTTTTGATCAGAGCATTGAGGAGTTTTACAATCAGGACCGGCAATTGAGCTTACTCTATCAGATTTTCGCGGGGCTTTCCATCTTCATCGCCTGCCTTGGATTATTTGGGCTAGCCACATTTATGGCGCAGCAGCGCATGAAGGAAATCGGCGTACGAAAAGTGCTCGGTGCATCTGTATCCAGCATTGTCGCATTGCTTTCCAGAGACTTCCTGTTGCTGGTATTTATCGCCATTGTGCTCGCGTCACCCGTTGCCTGGTATTTTATGAATAAATGGCTGCAAGACTTCGAATATAAGATCACTATAAGCTGGTGGATGTTTGCCATCAGCGCTGTAACGGCCATTTTGATCGCATTCACAACGGTTAGTTTTCAGAGCATTAAGGCTGCATTGATGAACCCTGTTAAGTCGTTAAAGAGTGACTAA
- a CDS encoding ABC transporter permease yields MLQNYLKNALRNLARNKTYSFINIFGLAGGMAVSVLILMFVMHEFSFDKFHTNHDRIYRILARVKMGDTDLQFNSFSTKLGPFLKEYNPQVKDYARVKTIVDKVVIKNPENPSQVFFEQNVMFADPSFLRVFTFKLEEGNPKAVLENPFDVVISERAAEKYFGATDPIGKALIYEGKHPLRITAVAENPPSNSTFNFDFILSSLTFPALNDHNKNAWDNAGAFNTYLLLDSEQSVAAVEKNIKREGMRTGAFDNEATYVLESFATTHLGNNFNESGNSKLISIFAGVALLILSLALFNYMSLTTARATLRAKEVGVRKVIGAGRSGLVRQFYAESVLVCVLAFLLAFIFVYLLQQPFYDLLNLQIDASFLISPSFLGFLVVLLLFSALMAGSYPALILSGFAPLDVLKGRFGGNHNGATLRKFFMVFQFTVSIALIICSLVVKNQLTFMQNKKLGLYKDQILSIPLSAMVAKSYFPLRDEIKQQVGVQNVTVTNAGLFKGYNMWFVKNFTTKIDVGLANMVTDNQFVKTLGLKWKTEPAAGVMKNRKHVLLNETAIKELGIKGNPIGQMLGETDEIAGIVQDFHFTSLQNSIKAMELIVVSDTTNILNFPGSNGVLYARLDPAANIQDKVALIGKIFKKYDHEKPFEYYFLDEAFNETFKTEIRMSTMFSVFTGLAIFIACMGLFGLVTFTAETRTKEIGIRKVLGASVSAIVALLSKDFVKLVVIAIVLAVPVAYYFMDKWLQDFTYKIQMPVWIFAAAGSLAIVIALITISFQSIRAALMNPVESLKNE; encoded by the coding sequence ATGCTTCAAAACTATCTCAAAAATGCCCTGAGGAATCTTGCCAGAAACAAGACTTACTCTTTTATCAACATTTTTGGACTGGCGGGCGGAATGGCCGTTTCCGTGCTGATCCTTATGTTTGTAATGCATGAATTTAGTTTTGATAAATTTCATACAAATCACGACCGAATTTACCGGATCCTGGCGCGGGTGAAAATGGGCGACACGGACCTGCAGTTCAATTCATTTTCGACAAAACTCGGTCCGTTTTTAAAGGAGTATAATCCACAAGTAAAGGATTATGCACGCGTTAAAACCATTGTGGATAAGGTGGTTATTAAAAATCCAGAAAATCCGTCACAAGTCTTTTTTGAGCAGAATGTAATGTTCGCTGATCCCTCATTTCTGCGGGTGTTTACATTCAAGCTGGAAGAAGGAAATCCAAAAGCGGTGCTGGAAAATCCCTTCGACGTGGTCATCTCGGAGCGTGCTGCTGAAAAGTATTTCGGAGCAACAGACCCGATCGGCAAAGCACTGATTTACGAAGGGAAACATCCGTTGCGTATCACCGCCGTTGCCGAAAATCCGCCTTCCAACTCCACTTTTAATTTTGATTTCATACTCTCGTCGCTGACATTTCCTGCGCTGAATGATCATAATAAAAATGCCTGGGACAATGCGGGTGCATTCAACACTTATCTGCTCCTGGATTCTGAGCAGTCGGTGGCGGCGGTGGAGAAGAATATCAAACGGGAAGGCATGCGCACAGGTGCATTTGACAATGAGGCCACTTACGTGCTGGAAAGCTTCGCCACAACGCATCTGGGAAATAATTTCAATGAATCCGGCAACTCGAAGCTGATATCCATTTTTGCGGGCGTCGCTTTGCTGATCCTGTCACTGGCGCTTTTCAACTACATGAGCCTTACCACCGCCCGAGCCACTTTGCGCGCAAAAGAAGTAGGCGTTCGCAAGGTGATAGGCGCGGGTAGGAGTGGCCTCGTTCGTCAATTTTATGCCGAATCGGTTCTGGTTTGCGTGCTTGCGTTTTTGCTGGCTTTCATCTTTGTGTATCTGTTGCAACAGCCTTTTTACGACCTGCTTAACCTGCAAATAGATGCCTCGTTTCTTATTTCCCCGTCATTTTTAGGCTTTTTGGTGGTTCTGCTATTGTTTTCAGCATTGATGGCCGGAAGTTATCCTGCGTTGATTTTATCCGGGTTTGCACCTTTGGATGTCTTGAAAGGAAGATTTGGAGGAAACCATAATGGCGCTACATTACGCAAGTTTTTTATGGTCTTTCAATTCACGGTTTCCATAGCGCTGATCATTTGCAGTTTGGTTGTAAAAAACCAGCTGACATTTATGCAAAACAAAAAGCTGGGTTTATATAAAGATCAGATCCTGAGCATTCCGCTTTCGGCAATGGTTGCAAAAAGTTACTTTCCGCTGCGGGATGAAATAAAACAACAAGTTGGTGTCCAGAATGTTACCGTAACCAATGCCGGGCTTTTCAAGGGCTATAATATGTGGTTTGTCAAAAACTTCACCACAAAAATAGATGTCGGGCTGGCGAACATGGTCACTGATAATCAATTTGTAAAAACGCTTGGCCTGAAATGGAAAACGGAACCGGCGGCCGGGGTGATGAAAAACCGCAAACACGTATTACTGAACGAAACGGCGATCAAGGAGCTCGGTATCAAGGGGAATCCGATCGGTCAGATGCTTGGCGAAACGGATGAAATCGCTGGCATTGTGCAGGATTTTCATTTCACTTCCTTGCAGAACAGTATTAAAGCCATGGAATTGATCGTCGTGAGCGACACCACGAACATTCTCAATTTTCCGGGCTCGAACGGTGTGCTCTATGCCCGCCTGGATCCGGCTGCGAACATTCAGGATAAAGTAGCATTGATAGGGAAGATTTTTAAAAAATACGACCACGAAAAGCCATTCGAATATTATTTCTTGGATGAAGCTTTCAATGAGACTTTCAAAACGGAGATCCGGATGTCGACAATGTTCTCTGTCTTTACAGGATTGGCGATTTTTATTGCCTGTATGGGCCTGTTTGGTCTGGTAACCTTTACGGCTGAAACCCGTACCAAGGAAATCGGCATTCGTAAGGTGCTCGGTGCGTCCGTTTCGGCAATAGTCGCATTGTTGTCCAAAGATTTTGTAAAACTGGTTGTGATTGCAATTGTCCTGGCCGTGCCGGTTGCCTATTACTTCATGGATAAATGGTTGCAGGATTTTACTTATAAAATTCAGATGCCTGTCTGGATATTCGCAGCAGCAGGCAGCCTTGCCATTGTCATTGCATTGATTACCATTAGTTTCCAAAGTATCCGGGCCGCATTGATGAACCCGGTCGAATCTTTAAAAAATGAGTGA
- a CDS encoding ABC transporter permease, whose product MLKNYFKIAVRNLWKYKTNSLVSIIGLSLGIGCFLLLATYVLHEVRYDRFQVNSADIVRVNLFYQSGDSEPVNVAVTPTALAPVFAREFGEIKEAVRLYPYSGGGAVAVKYDDKLFNEKKVLFADASYFKIFPSEFIEGDQATALAQPNSLVIDQTTARKYFGDESAIGKSVLMNENLTMQVTGVIADIPSYSHIKWNWLGSYSTLPRSKTETFDAANEYTYLQLQPQANIGALQAKVDQYVAKNLNNPQDPSTKLRFELEAFNRIHLYSNVSAGLEASGNYKYVYILSGVGLLILVIACINFINLVTARSVVRAREVGVRKVMGADRMQVFRQYLFECGLITILAIVIGLLISFLGFPILSNLTESALGLGIWPAYSVILLMIGLAVVVTLLSGLYPAAVLSGFEPIKVLKGKILATNSGSGLRSSLVVFQFTVSVLFIIGTIIANQQLHFIQNKNLGLNPSQIIVVNMGTGISTGKLTTIKNELLNNPIVKSVTASYDSPLNVQGGYTITASDKPQNFQLNITAIPVEKDFVPTLGMQLVAGQNFNDTDILQATADSAALRKFAFILNESAVKALGWTAETAIGKLVSMNGREGAVKAVAKDFHFRSMHEKIGPIAIIPEYNYFGKIMVKIAGNESTQAVELLRKSWKENFPMRPFEYHFLDQEFDDMYKAENRISSILALFSGITIFIACLGLFALIAFISEQRTKEIGVRKVLGASVASIVLLLSKDFVKLMLIAIAIAVPAAWYGMNKWLSDFAYQIKISPFTFVYVGLATIAIALLTTSFQSIKAALMNPVKSLKSD is encoded by the coding sequence ATGCTTAAGAATTATTTTAAAATTGCCGTTCGAAATCTCTGGAAATACAAAACCAACTCTCTTGTCAGCATCATAGGGCTTTCACTGGGGATTGGTTGTTTCCTTTTGCTGGCCACCTATGTCCTGCACGAAGTCCGTTATGACCGCTTTCAGGTCAATAGTGCTGATATTGTAAGGGTGAATTTGTTTTATCAATCCGGTGACAGCGAGCCGGTGAATGTTGCAGTCACACCCACGGCGCTGGCGCCTGTTTTTGCGCGCGAGTTCGGTGAGATCAAAGAAGCGGTCCGGCTTTATCCTTACAGCGGTGGGGGAGCAGTGGCTGTCAAATATGATGATAAGCTCTTCAATGAGAAGAAAGTCCTTTTTGCGGACGCCTCCTATTTCAAGATTTTTCCCTCCGAGTTTATCGAAGGCGATCAGGCTACGGCGCTTGCGCAGCCTAATTCGTTGGTTATAGATCAAACCACTGCCAGGAAATATTTTGGTGACGAAAGCGCGATCGGCAAGTCGGTGTTGATGAACGAAAATCTGACCATGCAGGTAACCGGCGTTATTGCCGACATTCCGTCTTATTCACATATAAAATGGAATTGGTTAGGCAGTTACAGCACATTGCCCCGCTCCAAAACGGAAACATTTGATGCTGCCAATGAGTACACTTATTTGCAGCTGCAACCACAGGCGAACATAGGTGCATTGCAGGCCAAAGTGGATCAGTATGTTGCCAAAAACCTGAATAATCCGCAGGACCCGTCTACAAAGCTAAGATTTGAACTGGAAGCATTTAACCGTATTCACCTTTATTCCAACGTCTCTGCGGGCTTGGAGGCCTCGGGCAATTACAAATATGTTTATATCCTTTCCGGCGTCGGCTTGCTGATTCTGGTTATTGCCTGCATTAATTTTATCAATCTCGTTACAGCCAGGTCTGTCGTTCGTGCGCGTGAAGTAGGTGTTCGGAAAGTGATGGGGGCAGACAGAATGCAGGTTTTTCGTCAATATTTATTTGAATGCGGCCTTATTACGATCCTTGCGATTGTGATAGGGTTGCTTATTTCCTTTCTGGGTTTTCCAATTCTTAGCAATCTCACAGAAAGCGCATTGGGGTTGGGCATCTGGCCGGCTTATTCCGTCATCCTGCTGATGATCGGCTTGGCTGTTGTTGTGACTTTATTGTCGGGACTTTATCCGGCCGCGGTGCTTTCCGGCTTTGAGCCTATTAAGGTGCTGAAAGGGAAAATCCTTGCAACCAATAGTGGCTCCGGCTTGCGCAGCTCGCTCGTTGTTTTCCAGTTCACCGTTTCGGTCCTTTTCATCATCGGGACGATCATTGCCAACCAGCAGCTTCATTTCATTCAGAACAAAAATCTGGGTTTGAATCCTTCGCAAATCATTGTTGTGAACATGGGCACCGGCATTTCCACCGGGAAATTGACGACGATCAAAAACGAATTGCTCAATAATCCCATTGTTAAGTCGGTTACCGCCTCTTATGATTCGCCGCTGAATGTGCAGGGCGGCTATACCATCACTGCCAGCGACAAACCGCAGAATTTCCAGTTGAACATTACTGCCATTCCGGTAGAAAAAGATTTTGTGCCAACACTCGGAATGCAGCTCGTTGCCGGTCAGAATTTCAACGACACCGATATTTTACAGGCAACAGCGGATTCGGCGGCGTTAAGAAAATTCGCATTCATTCTCAATGAATCCGCAGTAAAGGCGCTGGGCTGGACGGCAGAAACGGCCATTGGTAAATTGGTCAGCATGAATGGCAGGGAGGGAGCCGTGAAAGCGGTTGCCAAAGACTTTCATTTCAGATCAATGCACGAAAAAATAGGTCCCATCGCCATCATTCCGGAATACAATTATTTTGGAAAAATAATGGTGAAAATTGCTGGTAACGAATCAACGCAGGCCGTAGAACTGCTCAGGAAAAGCTGGAAAGAAAACTTCCCGATGCGCCCATTTGAATATCATTTCCTGGACCAGGAATTTGACGATATGTATAAGGCAGAAAACCGTATTTCTTCAATTCTTGCATTGTTTTCTGGCATTACCATTTTTATAGCATGCCTGGGGCTGTTCGCATTAATTGCTTTTATCTCAGAACAAAGAACCAAGGAAATCGGTGTCAGAAAAGTGCTGGGCGCTTCGGTTGCAAGCATTGTCCTGTTGCTTTCGAAAGATTTCGTGAAACTAATGCTGATTGCGATCGCAATAGCGGTTCCGGCTGCTTGGTATGGTATGAACAAATGGCTCTCCGACTTCGCTTACCAAATCAAAATCAGTCCTTTCACATTTGTATATGTCGGGCTTGCAACCATAGCAATCGCCTTGCTCACAACTAGTTTCCAAAGCATCAAGGCCGCTTTGATGAACCCGGTAAAATCGTTGAAAAGTGACTAA